In Psychrobacter ciconiae, the following are encoded in one genomic region:
- a CDS encoding alpha/beta hydrolase produces MSSSDKKYLDRVIVTHNPNQKNITSAVIWLHGLGASGHDFEPIVPELGLSDDLAVRFIFPHAPKRPVTINGGYIMPAWYDILEMSIERKVDVEQIKVSTQQIYDLIDREIEQGVRPENIVIAGFSQGGAVAYHVALGYPQRLAGLLALSTYLATNDDIVYSTANQNLPILIEHGIHDPVVPSVLGEQAAALLTKKGYPVEYKTYPMAHQVCLPQIKGIGNWLNQVLS; encoded by the coding sequence ATGTCAAGTTCAGATAAAAAATATTTAGACAGAGTCATCGTCACACACAACCCAAACCAAAAAAACATTACTAGCGCCGTCATTTGGCTTCATGGTCTTGGCGCAAGTGGTCACGATTTTGAGCCGATTGTCCCTGAACTTGGGTTGTCAGATGATTTGGCAGTTCGCTTTATTTTTCCTCACGCACCAAAGCGTCCGGTAACTATCAATGGCGGTTATATCATGCCGGCGTGGTATGATATTTTGGAAATGAGCATTGAGCGTAAAGTCGATGTTGAACAAATAAAAGTATCAACACAGCAGATTTATGATTTGATTGACCGCGAAATCGAGCAGGGTGTTCGTCCTGAAAATATCGTCATTGCAGGATTTTCACAAGGCGGTGCGGTGGCGTATCATGTCGCGTTAGGATATCCTCAGCGTTTGGCAGGGCTGTTGGCATTGTCCACTTACTTAGCAACCAATGATGACATCGTTTATAGCACGGCTAATCAAAACCTGCCCATTTTAATTGAGCATGGCATTCATGATCCGGTAGTTCCAAGCGTTCTTGGTGAGCAAGCCGCGGCGTTATTGACTAAAAAAGGCTATCCGGTTGAATATAAAACCTATCCAATGGCGCATCAGGTTTGTCTGCCACAAATTAAAGGCATTGGCAATTGGCTCAACCAAGTATTGAGCTGA
- a CDS encoding RDD family protein has translation MQIYLARNNVQAGPYTVDQLNIMLTSGEVVLDDLIWHDGMSSWQRLGDVTNNQLVYRPAPSTVTNTEVDNDSIITNVTVFPEDNAKDDQSSADKVSVDRLYGKPERQKTADDKFDMTTNREHKPNARVTLSKAHQKTVGNLVLAPVLLRVTATLINGALYLMAILPLVMALGKMDIDYSKFQDIQNMDAAYQYSMTLMESIPSSTLMMSQAFVFGLLALQLLFIILRGQSIGKLITGIRVVDQTTHKLPSFTRLVGIRTLLLIIIYNLLFSYVNIFGFVVIAINYIMASRSPDNMGWHDKLAKTLVVRADNSQLKK, from the coding sequence ATGCAAATTTATCTTGCTCGAAACAATGTTCAAGCCGGTCCCTATACAGTGGATCAGCTCAATATCATGCTCACTTCAGGCGAAGTGGTTCTTGACGATTTGATATGGCACGACGGCATGAGCAGTTGGCAGCGCTTGGGCGATGTTACCAACAACCAGCTCGTTTACCGCCCTGCACCATCGACGGTTACTAATACCGAAGTAGACAACGACTCAATCATCACTAACGTTACTGTTTTTCCAGAAGATAACGCGAAAGATGATCAAAGCTCTGCTGATAAAGTGTCAGTCGATCGGCTTTATGGCAAACCTGAACGCCAAAAAACGGCTGATGACAAGTTTGACATGACCACCAATCGTGAGCACAAGCCCAATGCTCGCGTGACGCTGTCCAAAGCTCATCAAAAGACTGTAGGCAATCTTGTGCTTGCTCCAGTCTTGCTACGAGTGACGGCTACCTTAATCAACGGTGCTTTATATCTAATGGCGATTTTGCCGTTGGTTATGGCGCTTGGTAAGATGGATATTGACTATAGCAAGTTTCAAGACATTCAAAACATGGATGCGGCTTACCAATATTCTATGACCTTAATGGAGAGTATCCCAAGCAGCACGCTTATGATGTCACAAGCCTTTGTATTTGGCTTATTAGCGCTTCAGTTGTTGTTTATTATCTTGCGAGGTCAATCGATTGGCAAGCTGATCACAGGCATTCGCGTTGTTGACCAAACCACGCACAAGCTGCCCTCGTTCACTCGCTTGGTAGGCATTCGCACGTTATTATTAATTATTATTTATAATTTACTGTTTTCTTATGTCAACATCTTCGGCTTTGTGGTGATTGCCATCAATTATATTATGGCGTCAAGAAGCCCCGATAATATGGGCTGGCATGACAAACTGGCAAAAACCTTGGTCGTTCGCGCTGATAACAGCCAACTTAAAAAATAG
- the rpsR gene encoding 30S ribosomal protein S18 produces MARFYRRRKFCRFTAEGIKHIDYKDVELLKQYISDNGKIVPSRITGTSTKYQRQLATAIKQARYLALLPYTDNHQ; encoded by the coding sequence ATGGCACGTTTTTATCGCCGTCGCAAATTCTGCCGTTTCACTGCTGAAGGCATCAAACACATCGATTATAAAGATGTCGAATTGCTCAAACAGTACATCAGTGACAATGGCAAAATCGTTCCTAGCCGCATCACCGGAACGTCTACCAAATATCAGCGTCAACTAGCAACCGCTATCAAACAAGCTCGCTACCTTGCGCTATTACCGTACACTGACAACCATCAGTAA
- the ppsA gene encoding phosphoenolpyruvate synthase, producing MTAHASDLVITLDKLGKDDVDIVGGKNSSLGEMISHLSDLGVSVPGGFATTADAFNRFLTETGLLDKINSELKALDVNDVNKLAATGKKIRGWIIDQELPKDLEEEVRSAFDKMSGGKDIAVAVRSSATAEDLPDASFAGQQETYLNIRGIDNVLIAIKEVFASLYNDRAISYRVHKGFEHEGVALSAGVQRMVRSETGAAGVMFTIDTESGFDQVVFITSSYGLGEMVVQGAVNPDEFYLSKPLLQQGRPAIIRRNLGSKHKKMIYGEEASAGKSVKVVDVEKQDRMQFSLTTDELTNLAKQAMTIEKHYGQAMDIEWAKDGDTGEIFIVQARPETVKSRQDSNIMERYVINTKGAKVLCEGRSIGQRIGAGKVRIVDDLSEMDKVQAGDILVSDMTDPDWEPVMKLASAIITNRGGRTCHAAIIARELGVPAIVGCGNATEILSDGQDVTVSCAEGDTGFIYEGQLDFEIQTNSIETMPELAFKVMMNVGNPDRAFSFAQMPNEGVGLARLEFIINRMIGVHPKALLNMNTLPREVAQAISERIAGYASPVDFYVDKLVEGIATLAVAFKEQPVIVRMSDFKSNEYANLIGGKLYEPSEENPMLGFRGASRYVSENFRDCFELECKALKRVRDVMGLTNVEIMIPFVRTTEEARQVIELLEKNGLKRGENGLRIIMMCELPTNALLADEFLQYFDGFSIGSNDLTQLTLGLDRDSGIVSHLFDERDPAVKKLLSMAIEACRKQGKYVGICGQGPSDHPDLAYWLMEQGISSVSLNPDSVLDTWFFLADEEA from the coding sequence ATGACAGCTCACGCCTCAGACCTTGTAATTACCCTTGATAAGCTTGGCAAAGACGATGTAGACATCGTTGGTGGCAAAAACTCTTCGCTTGGCGAGATGATCAGTCATTTATCAGATTTAGGCGTGAGCGTTCCGGGTGGTTTTGCAACTACCGCCGACGCGTTTAACCGTTTTTTAACTGAGACGGGGCTGCTTGACAAAATCAACAGCGAATTAAAAGCCCTTGATGTGAATGACGTGAACAAACTTGCCGCAACCGGTAAAAAAATCCGTGGCTGGATCATCGATCAAGAATTGCCAAAGGATTTGGAAGAAGAGGTTCGCAGCGCCTTTGATAAAATGAGTGGCGGCAAAGACATCGCCGTTGCGGTTCGCTCCTCTGCTACTGCTGAAGATTTGCCAGATGCGTCATTTGCCGGTCAGCAAGAAACCTACCTGAACATCCGCGGCATTGATAACGTTTTAATTGCTATTAAAGAAGTGTTTGCGTCTCTTTATAACGACCGCGCGATTTCTTACCGTGTCCATAAAGGCTTTGAGCACGAAGGCGTGGCGTTATCCGCTGGCGTTCAGCGCATGGTTCGCTCGGAAACCGGCGCAGCTGGCGTCATGTTTACCATCGATACCGAAAGCGGCTTTGACCAAGTGGTCTTTATCACTTCAAGCTACGGCTTGGGCGAAATGGTCGTTCAAGGTGCAGTCAACCCTGACGAGTTTTATTTATCAAAGCCACTCCTGCAACAAGGTCGCCCAGCGATTATCCGCCGAAACCTCGGTAGTAAACATAAAAAAATGATTTATGGCGAAGAAGCCAGCGCGGGCAAATCAGTCAAAGTTGTTGACGTTGAAAAACAAGACCGCATGCAGTTTTCATTAACCACAGATGAGCTGACCAATCTTGCCAAACAAGCGATGACCATCGAAAAACACTACGGTCAAGCCATGGATATCGAATGGGCAAAAGATGGCGATACTGGCGAAATCTTTATCGTTCAAGCGCGCCCTGAAACGGTTAAAAGCCGCCAAGACAGCAACATCATGGAACGCTACGTCATCAACACCAAAGGCGCCAAAGTGCTTTGCGAAGGTCGCTCAATCGGTCAGCGTATCGGCGCCGGTAAAGTCCGTATCGTTGATGACTTAAGTGAAATGGACAAAGTCCAAGCTGGTGATATTTTGGTATCTGACATGACTGACCCTGATTGGGAGCCGGTCATGAAGCTTGCTTCAGCCATCATCACCAACCGCGGTGGTCGCACCTGTCACGCGGCAATTATCGCCCGTGAGCTTGGCGTCCCTGCTATCGTAGGTTGTGGTAACGCCACCGAAATCCTAAGCGATGGTCAAGATGTGACTGTTTCTTGCGCCGAAGGGGATACTGGATTTATTTATGAAGGTCAGCTTGATTTTGAAATTCAGACCAACTCGATTGAAACCATGCCTGAGCTTGCCTTTAAAGTTATGATGAACGTCGGTAACCCTGACCGTGCGTTTTCATTTGCGCAAATGCCAAACGAAGGCGTTGGACTTGCCCGTCTTGAATTTATCATTAACCGCATGATTGGCGTTCATCCAAAAGCCCTACTTAACATGAACACCTTGCCACGTGAAGTTGCTCAAGCCATCAGTGAGCGTATTGCCGGTTACGCCTCTCCGGTTGATTTTTACGTCGATAAATTGGTTGAAGGTATCGCAACACTTGCTGTTGCTTTCAAAGAGCAGCCCGTCATTGTTCGGATGTCTGACTTTAAATCGAACGAATATGCTAACCTTATCGGTGGTAAGCTTTACGAGCCCTCAGAAGAAAACCCAATGCTAGGTTTCCGCGGAGCAAGCCGCTACGTGTCTGAAAACTTCCGCGACTGCTTTGAGCTTGAATGTAAAGCGCTTAAGCGTGTCCGTGATGTGATGGGACTGACCAACGTTGAAATTATGATTCCGTTTGTTCGAACCACTGAAGAGGCGCGTCAAGTGATTGAGCTTCTTGAGAAAAACGGTCTAAAACGCGGTGAAAATGGTCTGCGCATCATCATGATGTGCGAGCTGCCAACCAATGCTTTGCTTGCTGATGAGTTTTTACAATATTTTGATGGCTTCTCAATTGGTTCAAACGACTTAACTCAGTTGACCCTCGGTCTTGACCGTGACTCTGGTATCGTCTCGCATCTGTTTGATGAGCGTGACCCTGCGGTTAAAAAGCTGTTGTCAATGGCGATTGAAGCTTGCCGCAAACAAGGCAAATACGTTGGCATTTGCGGTCAAGGACCATCTGACCACCCAGACTTGGCGTATTGGCTCATGGAGCAAGGCATCAGCTCAGTGTCACTGAACCCAGACTCTGTGCTTGATACGTGGTTCTTCTTAGCAGACGAAGAGGCTTAA
- the sthA gene encoding Si-specific NAD(P)(+) transhydrogenase: protein MGSKRKDGDHAGSDTTNDMNTDPNTEVSNKDRGIDPETAPENTKAQKKAENIKQTQAQAGSSGALYHPSLISPLDGIRIDVKSSYTKDSQRIKADNHGFEYDAVILGAGPAGEAAAMKLAKAGKKVAVIDPREQVGGNCTHVGTIPSKALRQSVFNLINFRRDQMFTQAMDYHQVPLNIVLAKARQVIRRQVNTHTRFYERNQIEVIHGWASFVDKHTLSIEIDENTFETITFNKAIITVGSRPYRPEILDFNHPRVFDSDKILQMDYVVQKIIIYGAGVIGCEYASIFTGLGYKVDLINNKDQLLSYLDSEISDAIAHDFRQFGVVIRNNEEIDHLETHDDYVILHLKSGKKIKSDAILWSNGRSGNTDGLNLEAIGLTANSRGQLKVDDTYRTEVENIYAAGDVIGWPSLASAAYDQGRCAAAFMVGDHDAEPVSSVPTGIYTIPEISCIGKTEQELTDEKVPYEVGQAFFKHLARAQIIGERSGVLKILFHRETLEILGIHCYGNHASEIIHIGQAVMKCNNTIEYFVNTTFNYPTMAEAYRVAALNGLNRIF, encoded by the coding sequence ATGGGAAGTAAACGTAAAGATGGCGACCACGCCGGAAGCGACACCACCAATGACATGAACACCGATCCAAACACGGAAGTTTCCAACAAAGACCGCGGTATTGACCCCGAAACTGCCCCTGAAAATACCAAAGCGCAAAAAAAAGCGGAAAACATCAAGCAAACTCAAGCACAAGCTGGCAGCAGCGGTGCGCTCTATCACCCAAGCCTAATCAGCCCGCTTGATGGCATCCGCATTGATGTTAAATCAAGCTACACTAAAGACTCGCAGCGTATCAAAGCGGACAATCACGGGTTTGAATATGATGCGGTGATTTTAGGGGCAGGTCCTGCAGGCGAGGCGGCTGCCATGAAGCTTGCCAAAGCCGGTAAAAAAGTGGCGGTCATCGACCCGCGTGAGCAGGTCGGCGGCAACTGTACCCACGTTGGCACAATTCCAAGTAAGGCGCTGCGCCAGTCGGTATTTAACTTGATTAACTTTCGCCGTGACCAAATGTTCACCCAAGCGATGGATTATCACCAAGTGCCGCTAAACATCGTTTTGGCTAAAGCGCGCCAAGTGATTCGCCGTCAGGTGAATACCCACACAAGATTTTATGAGCGCAACCAAATCGAAGTCATCCACGGCTGGGCAAGCTTTGTGGATAAGCATACGCTAAGTATCGAGATTGACGAAAATACCTTCGAAACTATCACTTTTAATAAAGCGATTATTACCGTTGGTAGCCGCCCATATCGTCCTGAAATTTTGGACTTTAACCATCCGCGCGTCTTTGATTCAGACAAAATCTTGCAGATGGATTATGTCGTTCAAAAAATCATCATTTATGGCGCGGGCGTGATTGGCTGTGAGTACGCCTCTATCTTTACCGGTCTTGGCTATAAGGTTGATTTGATTAACAATAAAGATCAACTATTAAGCTACTTGGACAGCGAAATCAGTGACGCGATCGCCCATGACTTTCGTCAATTTGGGGTAGTTATTCGCAATAACGAAGAAATTGACCATTTAGAAACCCATGATGACTACGTGATTTTGCACTTAAAAAGCGGCAAAAAAATCAAATCAGACGCCATCTTATGGTCAAACGGTCGCTCAGGAAACACCGACGGCTTAAATTTAGAAGCGATTGGACTTACCGCCAATAGCCGTGGTCAGCTTAAGGTCGATGACACCTACCGCACCGAAGTTGAAAACATTTACGCGGCAGGGGACGTCATTGGCTGGCCATCGCTTGCTTCCGCCGCTTATGACCAAGGTCGCTGCGCTGCTGCCTTTATGGTTGGCGACCATGATGCTGAGCCCGTGTCAAGCGTACCAACAGGAATCTATACCATCCCTGAGATTTCTTGTATTGGCAAAACTGAGCAAGAACTGACCGATGAAAAAGTGCCTTATGAAGTGGGTCAGGCGTTTTTTAAACATTTAGCCCGCGCCCAAATCATCGGCGAGCGCTCAGGGGTCCTAAAAATCTTATTCCACCGCGAAACGCTTGAAATTTTAGGCATTCACTGCTACGGCAACCATGCCTCGGAGATTATCCATATCGGTCAGGCGGTGATGAAATGCAACAATACCATTGAGTATTTTGTCAACACCACCTTTAACTACCCAACGATGGCAGAGGCGTACCGCGTTGCCGCGCTGAATGGTTTAAACCGCATTTTTTAA
- a CDS encoding type II toxin-antitoxin system HicB family antitoxin, which produces MQNIMMINDHKAIIQYDPEIDLFRGEFVGLNGGADFYGDSISALEQEGKQSLQAFLDVCQEQGITPYKSFSGKFVTRLPSELHEQVSTIATSHGMSLNQWITNTLANAVKSESMA; this is translated from the coding sequence ATGCAAAATATTATGATGATTAATGACCACAAAGCCATCATTCAATACGACCCTGAAATAGACCTATTCCGTGGTGAGTTTGTCGGCTTAAATGGCGGCGCTGATTTTTATGGGGATAGTATTAGTGCTTTAGAGCAAGAGGGCAAGCAGTCACTACAAGCCTTTTTGGACGTTTGCCAAGAGCAAGGCATTACCCCTTACAAATCCTTTTCAGGTAAATTTGTCACCCGTCTGCCAAGTGAACTGCATGAGCAAGTCAGCACGATTGCTACCAGCCACGGCATGAGCCTTAATCAGTGGATAACCAACACGCTTGCCAATGCCGTTAAAAGTGAGAGCATGGCGTAA
- the ppsR gene encoding posphoenolpyruvate synthetase regulatory kinase/phosphorylase PpsR: MYSTNQGNPTIQNRHALSLDNSQTLRSAFFISDGTAITAETLGRSILSQFASVPFETRVLPYVDTMERAEDAVEQINLAYQRDGMLPLVFDTIVNADIREKINSAHSCNLDMYEGLIGRIAEEIGVEPDCHSGHAHDNVDSETYKERIDAVHFALDNDDGARTRHYDAADIILIGVSRSGKTPTSLYLALQFGIRAANYPLTEDDLYDNQLPKALREHKDKLFGLVIDTDRLVKIRQERRAGSRYSSYQQCQQEQRAIQGIYISQGIPNLDVSEMSVEEIATRILQMTGLKRRIG; the protein is encoded by the coding sequence ATGTATTCTACCAATCAAGGCAATCCGACCATTCAAAATCGCCACGCGTTAAGCTTGGATAACTCACAAACGCTGCGAAGTGCGTTTTTTATCTCCGATGGTACAGCGATTACGGCAGAGACGTTGGGACGATCGATTTTAAGCCAGTTTGCTTCCGTGCCATTTGAGACGCGAGTGCTGCCTTATGTCGATACCATGGAGCGCGCTGAAGATGCTGTGGAGCAAATTAATCTTGCTTATCAGCGTGATGGGATGCTGCCGTTGGTTTTTGATACCATTGTTAACGCTGATATTCGTGAAAAAATTAACTCGGCGCACAGCTGTAATTTGGACATGTATGAAGGGTTGATTGGGCGCATTGCTGAGGAAATCGGCGTTGAGCCGGACTGTCATTCAGGGCATGCGCATGATAACGTGGACTCAGAAACCTATAAAGAGCGCATTGATGCGGTGCATTTTGCCTTAGATAATGACGATGGGGCGCGAACTCGGCATTATGATGCGGCAGATATTATTTTAATTGGCGTATCGCGATCGGGAAAAACACCCACCTCGCTATATTTGGCGCTGCAATTTGGCATCCGCGCCGCCAACTATCCACTGACCGAAGACGATCTGTACGACAATCAGTTGCCAAAAGCGCTTCGTGAGCATAAAGACAAGCTGTTTGGGTTGGTCATTGATACCGACCGCTTGGTCAAAATCCGCCAAGAGCGCCGCGCAGGTAGCCGTTATTCAAGCTATCAGCAGTGCCAACAAGAGCAGCGCGCCATTCAGGGTATTTATATTTCGCAAGGTATTCCAAATTTGGACGTGTCAGAGATGTCCGTTGAAGAAATTGCCACCCGAATTTTGCAGATGACGGGACTTAAACGCCGAATTGGTTAA
- a CDS encoding tyrosine-type recombinase/integrase, translated as MPLTDSQIKRLKPSSACTPNNPDKYSDGDNLRLWVRHSGSKAWVSDYSFNGKRQSLTIGKYPTMGLADARQRNQQIKELIAQGIDPKQDKKQRKAESDGAKSFDAIAQRWHDDRKAYIADTTYSRDYSQYERDIKPAIGHLSIDDITAPDVLAIGKAIEQRGANEMARRAIRQTGQIFKQAIREGLITHNPATDLTDAIKIKKTVNHKRINVQELPKLLQSINAYEGDILVRLGFWVMCYTFVRTSELRFMEWCEIDYKRRLWTIPANKMKAGRVHIVPLAPQVIAILEQIRAFGFSDKYVFFNPSTRKPYSQNAFITALWRMGYKGRMTGHGFRGLASTTLHEQGFKHEAIELQLAHDRENKISAAYNGAQHLPYRIDMMNQWAAFIDSAYAGKLDNVIHADFKPKAQKQG; from the coding sequence ATGCCCTTAACTGATAGCCAAATCAAACGCCTAAAACCATCGAGCGCTTGCACCCCTAATAATCCTGATAAATACAGCGATGGCGATAACTTGCGCCTTTGGGTGCGTCATAGTGGCAGTAAGGCATGGGTAAGTGATTATAGTTTTAATGGCAAGCGCCAAAGCCTGACCATTGGCAAATACCCCACAATGGGGCTTGCCGATGCTCGCCAGCGCAACCAGCAAATAAAAGAACTGATAGCACAAGGCATTGACCCAAAGCAGGACAAAAAGCAGCGCAAGGCTGAAAGTGATGGCGCAAAGTCTTTTGATGCCATAGCCCAGCGCTGGCATGACGACCGCAAAGCCTACATTGCAGACACCACTTATAGCCGTGATTATTCACAGTATGAGCGCGATATTAAGCCCGCTATTGGTCATTTAAGCATTGATGATATAACCGCCCCTGATGTGCTTGCCATTGGCAAAGCGATAGAGCAGCGCGGCGCTAATGAGATGGCACGGCGGGCAATCCGCCAAACAGGGCAGATATTCAAGCAAGCAATCCGTGAGGGCTTAATCACTCATAACCCTGCCACAGACTTAACCGATGCTATCAAGATCAAAAAGACCGTTAATCATAAGCGCATCAACGTGCAAGAACTGCCAAAGCTGCTACAAAGCATTAATGCCTATGAGGGTGATATTTTGGTAAGGCTGGGCTTTTGGGTGATGTGCTACACGTTTGTGCGAACCAGTGAACTACGCTTCATGGAATGGTGCGAGATTGATTATAAGCGCCGCCTTTGGACAATCCCCGCCAATAAGATGAAAGCGGGGCGGGTGCATATTGTACCGCTAGCGCCGCAAGTGATTGCCATTTTAGAGCAGATACGCGCCTTTGGCTTTTCGGATAAGTATGTTTTCTTTAATCCATCGACCCGCAAGCCATACAGCCAAAACGCCTTTATTACTGCCCTATGGCGCATGGGCTATAAGGGGCGCATGACAGGGCACGGCTTTAGGGGGCTTGCCAGCACCACGCTACATGAACAAGGCTTTAAGCATGAAGCTATTGAGCTGCAATTAGCCCACGATAGAGAGAATAAGATTAGCGCCGCTTACAATGGGGCACAGCACTTGCCTTATCGCATTGACATGATGAACCAATGGGCAGCTTTTATTGATAGCGCCTATGCGGGCAAGCTGGATAACGTCATTCATGCAGACTTTAAACCAAAGGCACAAAAGCAAGGCTAA
- the rpsF gene encoding 30S ribosomal protein S6, whose protein sequence is MRHYEVVLLVHPDQSDQVVNMVERYIKLVQDNNGVIHRLEDWGRRQLAYPINKIHKAHYVLFNIETDGETLAELEELFRYNDAIIRSLVIRRDEAITEESQLAKNADEKRARKANRRSDNRQDHDDNDNSED, encoded by the coding sequence ATGCGACATTACGAAGTGGTGTTACTTGTACACCCAGACCAAAGCGACCAAGTAGTAAATATGGTTGAGCGCTACATCAAATTGGTTCAAGACAACAATGGCGTCATCCACCGCCTAGAAGATTGGGGTCGTCGCCAACTTGCTTACCCAATCAACAAAATTCACAAAGCCCACTACGTGTTATTCAACATCGAAACTGATGGCGAAACCTTAGCTGAGCTTGAAGAGCTGTTCCGTTATAATGACGCGATCATTCGTAGCCTAGTTATCCGCCGTGACGAAGCCATCACCGAAGAGTCACAGTTAGCCAAAAACGCTGATGAAAAGCGTGCTCGTAAAGCTAACCGTCGTTCAGACAACCGTCAAGATCATGACGACAACGACAACAGTGAAGACTAA
- a CDS encoding response regulator: protein MTQILLVEDDPAIATSLKITCKREGWQMVWLDHASSVMPYLKSAEAQSLSAIILDVGLPDGDGLSLCRTIRQSASIGTLQDIPIVFLTARSDEVDRISGLDLGGDDYCAKPFSPRELVARLNAIWRRGERHAADTAQSPEISKRAGSELTQSQNHINDQTHSADNQSQGITFHCNSGVWQYQPLNYSLFWQSTKLDLSNTERKLLLTLLQAPNQVFSREQLLIAVSDYPDHRLARTIDSHIKSIRKQLACVDDSIDVIFTHRGLGYGLCPA from the coding sequence ATGACACAAATTTTATTGGTGGAAGATGATCCGGCTATCGCCACCTCGCTTAAGATCACTTGTAAGCGCGAGGGCTGGCAGATGGTTTGGCTTGACCATGCTTCAAGCGTGATGCCGTATTTAAAATCCGCTGAAGCGCAATCCTTATCAGCGATTATTTTAGATGTGGGGCTTCCAGATGGCGATGGTCTAAGCCTTTGTCGAACGATTCGCCAATCAGCAAGTATCGGCACGCTTCAAGATATTCCAATCGTGTTTTTGACGGCTCGCAGTGATGAGGTGGATCGTATATCAGGGCTGGATTTAGGCGGCGATGATTACTGCGCCAAGCCCTTTAGCCCGCGCGAACTTGTGGCAAGACTTAATGCGATTTGGCGGCGCGGCGAACGTCATGCTGCCGATACGGCTCAATCACCGGAAATATCGAAGCGGGCTGGCAGTGAATTGACCCAATCCCAAAACCATATTAACGATCAAACTCACAGCGCTGATAATCAATCTCAAGGCATTACGTTTCATTGCAACTCTGGTGTTTGGCAGTATCAGCCGCTTAACTATTCGTTATTTTGGCAATCGACCAAGCTTGATTTGAGTAACACCGAGCGTAAACTGCTGCTCACCCTTTTGCAAGCGCCCAATCAGGTGTTTAGCCGCGAGCAATTATTAATAGCGGTTAGCGATTACCCTGACCACCGGCTTGCCAGAACCATTGATAGCCACATCAAATCCATCCGTAAACAGCTTGCTTGCGTTGATGATAGTATTGATGTGATTTTCACCCATCGCGGTTTGGGTTATGGTCTTTGTCCGGCTTAA
- the rplI gene encoding 50S ribosomal protein L9, with amino-acid sequence MQVILLQRIVNLGKLGETVDVKPGYGRNFLIPQGKALPATAANIEKFEARRAELEAAEAEELSAAQARADALTDVNVIMRAKSGDEGKLFGSIGTRDIAEALTNSGLEVDRSEVKLPEGSLRQVGEYNVDIQLHHDVTATILVTILSEDGDDNFAADDSEEDDSEE; translated from the coding sequence ATGCAAGTTATTTTGTTACAGCGTATCGTCAACCTTGGTAAGCTCGGTGAAACTGTCGACGTAAAACCAGGTTACGGTCGTAACTTCCTTATCCCGCAAGGCAAAGCCCTTCCTGCGACTGCTGCAAACATTGAAAAGTTTGAAGCTCGCCGCGCTGAACTTGAAGCTGCTGAAGCCGAAGAATTAAGCGCTGCTCAAGCTCGTGCTGACGCTTTGACTGACGTTAACGTCATCATGCGCGCAAAATCAGGCGACGAAGGTAAGCTGTTTGGCTCTATCGGCACTCGTGATATCGCTGAAGCCTTGACCAACTCAGGTCTTGAAGTTGACCGCTCTGAAGTGAAATTGCCTGAAGGCTCACTTCGTCAAGTGGGTGAATACAACGTTGACATCCAGCTTCATCACGACGTGACGGCAACCATTTTGGTTACGATCTTGTCTGAAGATGGCGATGACAACTTTGCCGCTGACGACAGCGAAGAAGACGACTCAGAAGAGTAA